AACGCGTCCGGTGGACTTCCGCTGTGGGCATCAGGCGCTGGCTCTGATGGTGCAGACCGAGTTGAAGCTCGATCCGCATTCCGGGATTACGGTCATCTTCCGGTCGAAGCGCGGAGATCGCCTTAAAATCCTGGTGTGGGATGGCCGCGGAATGGTGCTAATTTATAAAATTCTGGAACAAGGCAGCTTTGCTTGGCCCAAGGTTCAGGATGGAACGATGCGTCTTTCC
This genomic stretch from Allorhizobium ampelinum S4 harbors:
- the tnpB gene encoding IS66 family insertion sequence element accessory protein TnpB (TnpB, as the term is used for proteins encoded by IS66 family insertion elements, is considered an accessory protein, since TnpC, encoded by a neighboring gene, is a DDE family transposase.) — its product is MIVAGQRLPILIATRPVDFRCGHQALALMVQTELKLDPHSGITVIFRSKRGDRLKILVWDGRGMVLIYKILEQGSFAWPKVQDGTMRLSRGQYEAMFEGLDWRRVMAQRVTAPSAAG